In Lolium rigidum isolate FL_2022 chromosome 3, APGP_CSIRO_Lrig_0.1, whole genome shotgun sequence, the genomic window ATCAAAATAATGTATATGGCCATTTTATTACTTTATTCAGATCATAATAATAGTACTTATTACAAACTCACGGATCAGCAAGAATCGACACAAAGATCAACCAGcggaaaagagaaaacaaaagtaAGGAGTTATATGATCAAGCCGCTAGCCACACCGGTTGTAAAAATCTCGTGCTACCGTCTCCAGTTGGTTGCACCTAGACTCCATGGCCTCCCGCTGATTCTCGGACTGGAGATAGGACCACATAGGGATCCAGTGAATAGCCATAGGGATAACCTGGAAGAAAGGTTGAGACTTTGGTTTGTTAAAAACAACTTCATTTCGTACATTCCAAATAGCCCATAAAATAGCCGCAAACCGTGCACTCTAATGTTGACTCAATCCTTCTTGGCAATTACcgcttaaccaattaccaaagagGTTTGTCATATTAGAAGGGGGAGACAAACTAAATGTCATATATATAATGCACCAAATAATTTTTGCAAGGGGGCATTTAAAAAACAAGTGATGTATAGACTCATCTTTATCACAGAAAACTTTACAACCTTGCCAATTCCTTTTAGCTAAATTACATTTGGTTAAAATTTCCTTCCGATGTATAAACCACATGAAGATcctaatcttcagtggtactttcattttccaaatatatttttTGAGGTATCTTAAATTATCATCAAGCTAATCAAGATACATTGAGTTAACAGTAAAACTACCTAAGCTAGTTAGACCCCAAACAAAAGTTTCTCTATCATCATTCAATTGTATATGTATGAGGCGTTCTACTAACTCTGGCCATTGAGCCCACTTGTTGGGTGTTAGCGTTCTTCGAAAGGTTACATTTAGAGGTCTATTAGAAGAATATCAGCCACCAAAACTAGTTTTCGTTGAGATAGCGATGGGTATTGTTGCGCCAAGGGAATATCCCTAAGCCAACTATCTTCCCAAAATCTAGTAGTTGCATTGTTTCCTACTTTAAAAGACCTCTTACTGAAAAAATCTTTTTTAACTCTCATTAGGCTTTTCCAAAATGGTGAGTCAAATGGTTGCGTTGTCACATTTGACAAAGTTTTGGAATGTAATACTTATTGCGTAAAAGTTCTTGCCAAACTACATCTTCATTGTTAAGTTTAAACAGCCACTTACTAAGTAAACTTTTGTTTTTCAACTCCAAAACTTCAATACCTAACCCGCCTTGGTCCTTAGGCCAACATATAGTGTTCCACTTAGAAAGTGGCCTTGTGTGACTAACCATGTATTTTAGTCCATAATCAATGGTCCTCTGTCCATTCAGCCACAATCTTTTCAAATAGGGCACGCTATCTGTTCCCTAACACCACGGTTGTAGCAGCTTCGAATATAACAATGGATTGTTGAGGGACCCGTAGATCGAACTCCGCCCTGGGTGATTGGCATCAACGAGTCATACGCTAAACTGTCGAAGGGCCTGAGGCCGAACTCCAATAAGATAGAAAAAGGGGGTACAATGTTCTTGATACAACATCGGCTGAGGTAGCTGAAGAAggggaaaacaaacaaaaaagaccACCGGCACTCTAAAATCCCAAGAAGGGTTCAGTACAACATCAGGCTTCCCTTAGAAGTTTACAATACAACCAGCCACTCTCTAAGCACGAAGGTCCTCGACGATCAGCTCAAACACCCTGCTCGGCTTGCTGAGTATTTGTTGGAAAATACGAGCATTGCGTTCCTTCAATAACCTCTAGTGTACCAAAATGGTAACACTGTCGACGTCTTGCCGCAGATTTTTTTTTGGCGCTCCCTTTCTAGCTTCCAACCACCACTCTTCCGTGCTCCTGAAGTTGTCGCTAGGGTCATACGCTAAATTGCGCCATACTGCACTGCAATGCAAGCGAACGACGGACACACACACAGCTTGCACTGCAGGAACCGCCACGGTGTGAGCTGAACAGGAACAGTGCACTGCACACGCCACCGCGTAAACATGGCCAAGACGGTTTCGATAGCACTTCGTCTCCTTTTCCTTGAGGAGACAATCCGTCGGAATATTTTCCTCTGATGGCCAAAACGGTTTCGATAGCACATGGCTCACTTTTCCGAGGAGACAATGCCTTCTTTCACAAGAACTGGTTCAACCGAGGTGACACGAAAAGTGGGGAATTGCATTAGCATGCAAAAGGCAGCAATAGGAACTGAAGAACCAAAACTTTTCTTTTGTATGTACGACCAAAAAATTATCGGAAGAGTTGCGCAGGCATCCATTTGAACACACAATTTTACCCACCCAACTCAACAGGAGATTTTCTATTTGTACGTATATCTCCGTCTCTATGTTGTCCTATATGCGCACAATGTATGCAGTTTGTACATATACCACCGCGGGTTGAGCTATTGGGATAAGCCTCTCTTCTGTATTCTGATCATGAAAGCTAGCGATCTCACTGCAGTCCTTAGCCGATCAACAGGGAGACCTTTCATTGTCGGGTGCGACAAGTCACTTCCTGGTTGATTCGCGCCTTCTTTGCAGCTAGATTCACCTGAGCTGCTGCCTTTATCTTCATCTGTACTGGATGTTTTAATTCCTTCCAAAGGTATGTCATCGGTGTCAGAGGACTGACAGTAAGCAGAATGAAAGCGCTGGTAAATGGCATCCATTTTGCCCGATTGCTGATCATCTCTGTCCATGTCTATCAAAACCTgtgcatgtccaagaaattccatGATGGGAAGTGAGAACTACGACTACGGAGTAAGAAATTCCATTTCAAGTAACTACTACATATGTTTTATTCAGATTCAGAGATGTTTGGGATATTCAGGACATGTAAAATGCAAGTTACCTACTCTCAGTTGAGAGCATAAAAATGTACATTTGGCACCAAGGTGGATACAAAAGTTTATCCATGGAATCTCTGTATATTATATAGCCATGGATCTTCTATATATATAAAGGTTAAATTCTAAAAAATGTAAAATTAACTATACTAACCTGTGCAGGGAAAGTCCTGAATAATGGCAGAAGACGCATTCTGCAATACTGGTTGAATAACAGAGTGAGGATGATAAGAGGTACAGTGAAACCTGCAGCTACAGGGGATTTTTTAAGGCCAAAGACACCGAGGCAGATGATCTGGGTGAGCACGATAGAGAATATTGTTGTATTGTATGCAATTGGCCAATACAAACCGCCTGTGTCGTATCTTGTGCAGTAAACATTAATGAACTGAAAATGGTAAATTACTAACCCATTAGGTTATGTAGGGGCACACAGGACATACTTCTAGGAATACTGTTTTTGTAAAAACATACAATTCACAATCTAGGAAAAACTGTTTCAACTGTCCTGAGATTCAGATGAAATACTAAAAGATATTAACCAGAAGGAAGTTTGTACAAGACCACAAAAAGCATATCCAAAGGAACATATCAAAGATAAAGATAGAATTTTAGCATAATATGAAGCAAACATATGAGGATTTATCACATTCAAATTTTGCGCATTTTAAAAACACGGATAATACTCCAAATGAACACTATTAGGGAATAAATATTTTTTACTTTATTCATATCTATGGACCAAATTATGCATATGGACTTCAAATCAGAACTTTGCTAGAAAAGGAATCTTAAATTAGAACACTGTACCTAGTTTCTCACCTGATTGCGGTACACAACGTAGGCAAGAAAGAAGTATATCAGCAAAAAGGGCAAGATTAGAGGTGCTAGCACAGAGCATGTGAAGCCCAATAGTCCAAACAGCAGAACTTTTGGTAGTTCAGTGTGATAGGGAAATGAGAAAATAAGGTCGCTATCGTCTTTCTTTCTCAGAATATATTTCCTTACAAAATTCCAAATAAGGCCAAAGAGTTGCATAAGTTCTGATGATAGACTAGCCCATCCTGAAGTCAGAACATAGGTTGTAAAGAAGGTAGCCTGAAATGGAAGTAAAAAACAGTCATTATAAAACTGCAGTGAGCACCTGAAGAAACTCAACCCAAAAACAAATCAATACGCTGTATATAGCTACttaaatattttatattttgcgTCTTTATAACCAGCAAAAAACAAATATGTGATTCACCTGTAAGGGTATTGCTCTAGCAAGCAGCATTGGAATTTCCTTTGGGCTGAATAACACGTTCAGTTGGTTAAGTACCGAACCTGATAGGACATtgaagaagaaaacattccaaatGGTGAAGACTAAAACTTTACAACAGGCACTTTTCTTCCTTTCACTGTGAGAAATAGGTCCCTCTAATGTCGAAAATAGCATCATCGTTGGGGGGACAGTATATAGAAATATTTGCAAGATGACACTGGGAAGGTATCCAGTTACTAGCTGGGACATATATTTCCTACAAAAAATTAGTCATCATTAAATTTTGATGTAGTGGTGAATATAAGACTGCAATATGCCCACACTTCAGTAGTAACTACAGAATCTACACATCAGTATGAACCACCGCTATAATTTCACTGCTTTCTAGAGAAAAGGGAGGTCTGGTAATTGAATGTACTATCTCAGGTATTAAACGCTAGGGAACCTCCTATCAAAAAATAATCCCTTTGTACCATGCTAAAAGATGTTATCACAACCAATATGTGAGTATATTGGTTGCaatacatcttatattatgggatggagggagtaaaaaCTAAGGCATTTTAGATGTAATGCACACTGTATGCCAATACAAATCAAAGAGGGGAGCCATTGCTGCAGGTGCTCCAGCTGAGTCAAACATTGCATTTGTTAACAACACGTGAGTTCTAAGCATTAAGATTACCTACCCTTTCAATATCCCTTTCAGGAAAGGGAGCCTTTGCTGCAGGGTTTCTAGCTGACTTAGACCTTGTATAAATGTGATGGGTAGAAGAAAAATGATCATAAAAACAATAGAACCCAGAAGTGTTGCTATGCGGCGAATCCAAAGCTGCTTGTACGGTAACCAAAGATTCGACCAATACATGTCTTCGGGTTCTGGGGCCAGACTAGTGACCCATTTCATAGGGTTGGATGTCTGGAGAATTTCGGATACAATTAACGCCGCATACCGAGTTTTGAAAAATACAAAGGCAGCAGCACAGTCCTGTATTCGGTTAGCACAACTAAATTAATACATTAGAAATTAGTAAGGATAACTGTAAGAAAAGGAACCGAATGATTGATAGTTGACCTCATCAGATAAGTCCAAGTTTGAATTTTTCACACATGGGTTTTCCCTCTCTTGCTCCTCAATAGGCAATAACTGGAACGAATTTGATGACACTCCACAAAGACAACATTGATAAGTAACGGATCTGCATGTCTGATCGACAGCGGTACCCTTGAAATGCTTGAACTTCCTAAAGGCCTTCTTTGCACCCATCTGAAAAGTAAGGATGAAATTACCACTACAAACAGGTAGTACCATGTGAACATGCAGTGACAGTATTGATCCAAAAGTTTGAAATATGGGAATAGGTACGGGGAAAGGAATGATCCTGCATAATAAAAGCAGCTACTGCATCTCTAATTGTATTGAATTACCCAACAACAGTAATAAATTTACATCTAAACTATTAAGGAATATGTTCTGAATTACAGTTCAGTATATTGTATTGCACAGATGCACTACAAAGGTTACGCACAAGAGCTTAGAATAAGTTTGGGAGTTCCATTATTTCCAATGTTACAACTCAAGAGAGATGCTAATGGCCAGCATGCAAATGGCTAGACAAGCCAATAGAAATATGCCCAGATGGTGGAGATCAAACAGCGTACATGCCTCATGTTGGCAGTGCTTTACGGTGATTCTAGTCCTGCTTTATCTAAAGGTAGTTTGCTGTTTGCGTTACTCTAAAAGTCTACAAGGATTATGCATGTTGTAAAATACCGTTAGCGTCATACTGACAAGTGGTCACATCCCTCACTCTCACTCACTCTAAAATAACGTTCCATCATCTACAAAAAATGATTTAAAGCTACAAGATGTGTGTTGGGAGTCATGTCATGCTTAATGCTACCAGCATACTGGTTCGCTGTTCAATGATCCTATGGTATGGAATTGCTAGTTGCTAATTGATGTTAATTTATGGGGCTAGTAAGCTCATATAGAATAATATTTGACCAGTAATCTCAAGCAGCAGCATTACATTTCCCAAAAAAGAACAGAAAATTGGTAAAATCTCCATAACACATGACAAAAGATATTGCTTACCACTATCTTCTGAACTTTCCCAACTTTATGAACAACTAGATGAGATAGATAACTCGGTGCGTGGTACTTAGTAAAGAAACTATCAACAGCGCTGCTGAATGATTCATGACTTGACTTCGGTATCCCACGAACAAGGACAGTAAAGCTGCTAGGATTGCCATTTGTTTGAACAAGACGAAGTAACCTCAGTCTAGCAATATGCGTGTACTCCTAAGCAACAATGTAGAAAATGATATAAATCAGGTTCTGGAAGATAAGGtaattgaacatttgagtaatatCAAATGACAACCTACTTGGCCGTACCAAATATAGAAGAAAGCAAGCTACACCAGATATGATGTACAGCACAACGCAATGGACCCAGAGCCTGCAGTTATAAACattacaacagcaacaacaacaacatcaaagcctttttcccaagtaagttggggtaggctagatatgaaacccaacagaaaagataaccaaaacaaggagaaagaaagaaaaaaagaagaaaaaaaagaaagaaggggaaaaaagggaaaaagaaaagagaaaagagaaaagaaacgagTGACTAAGGTTCCGGCATATGGATCGCTGATCTCCATGCAGTCCTATCAAAAGCCAAGACTTTAGGTACATTCCAATCATGCAGTTATAAACATtgtgtaaacaaaatccaagatgtttatgagtttcaaagatatatGCCTAATGATTTCGTGACCAGTTGATACAACAAAGAAATAGTAATTTAAATCATAGGTAGCAGCAGAAGACATTGTAAAGACAGAAGATGAAACATTTGTGATGACATGTTTAACGGATTAAGTTTGCCTCCTCAGAAACAAATAAGAGCACTTCAATTGCTTACCATCTAGATTTCTCTTTCACATTTCCTATAGTAAATGTCTCCAATGATGCTGAAGGAATCAGGACATGATTCATATCTTGTCCAAAATAATTCAATGGGAGAATTCCAAATACACAAAGAATGGCAGCCAATGAAAATATGCGTATGCTGTTGAAAATAAGATACATCAGCTACCTGAGTTCGTATACTGGAAATATGAAAAGTGGGAAACTAAGGAAAATACAATAACCAATGCAGGAGTATATCAATGAGGTTTTTAAAAATCACCAGTCATAAATTTCGTTTTCTTTTCAGTCTCAATAGCATACAGCAGAGATCCACATCCACAAAGAATTGTGTGAAATAAATGGTGCTTC contains:
- the LOC124703821 gene encoding CSC1-like protein RXW8 — its product is MKVGALLTSAGINIGLCVLFWSLYSILRKQPQNVKVYFGRSISKAHRRPLLERFVPSPSWIVSSLHCTEDEMLTTAGLDAVVFNRVLVFSIRIFSLAAILCVFGILPLNYFGQDMNHVLIPSASLETFTIGNVKEKSRWLWVHCVVLYIISGVACFLLYLEYTHIARLRLLRLVQTNGNPSSFTVLVRGIPKSSHESFSSAVDSFFTKYHAPSYLSHLVVHKVGKVQKIVMGAKKAFRKFKHFKGTAVDQTCRSVTYQCCLCGVSSNSFQLLPIEEQERENPCVKNSNLDLSDEDCAAAFVFFKTRYAALIVSEILQTSNPMKWVTSLAPEPEDMYWSNLWLPYKQLWIRRIATLLGSIVFMIIFLLPITFIQGLSQLETLQQRLPFLKGILKGKYMSQLVTGYLPSVILQIFLYTVPPTMMLFSTLEGPISHSERKKSACCKVLVFTIWNVFFFNVLSGSVLNQLNVLFSPKEIPMLLARAIPLQATFFTTYVLTSGWASLSSELMQLFGLIWNFVRKYILRKKDDSDLIFSFPYHTELPKVLLFGLLGFTCSVLAPLILPFLLIYFFLAYVVYRNQFINVYCTRYDTGGLYWPIAYNTTIFSIVLTQIICLGVFGLKKSPVAAGFTVPLIILTLLFNQYCRMRLLPLFRTFPAQVLIDMDRDDQQSGKMDAIYQRFHSAYCQSSDTDDIPLEGIKTSSTDEDKGSSSGESSCKEGANQPGSDLSHPTMKGLPVDRLRTAVRSLAFMIRIQKRGLSQ